The Candidatus Kapaibacterium sp. genome includes a region encoding these proteins:
- a CDS encoding glycosyltransferase family 4 protein, producing the protein MSRKRILFLTTRFPYPPIGGDKLKAFNMLKILAKHYDVKMIAWSYRNLPSVSDLEIVKSLGVEVEVLKFDPAKGALNCGLKLFSKLPFEISFYNLSEFQSAVLKSVKNDNIDVVVAFFMRSGEFVKDLDIKKLLVAEDCRTLYQQRSYEQTDKFLQKIVRYHEWKKLQKYEMEMMDNFDAVSFVTEHDISSIRNINPSGNYQILTNGTDVEHYKDSSVREPKTLLFAGKMNVHSNQISAIQLAKEIFPSVVKAVPDVKLIIAGADMNAEIRSLASENIEIIENVGDMLSLYQRATIFINPHRGGSGIQNKLLEALSCGCPVVTTTTGNQGINGVDGQHLVIANDSNDFTQKIIKLLGDEDLRAKIGVEARNLILQTHTWDVVESQLLSIMNGILDE; encoded by the coding sequence GTGAGCCGGAAACGCATACTTTTTCTGACGACACGATTCCCCTATCCCCCGATTGGTGGCGATAAATTGAAAGCATTCAATATGCTCAAAATTTTAGCGAAACATTATGATGTGAAGATGATTGCTTGGAGTTATCGAAATTTGCCGAGTGTTTCCGATTTGGAAATAGTCAAATCGCTCGGTGTTGAAGTCGAAGTTTTAAAATTCGACCCGGCTAAAGGTGCTTTAAATTGTGGATTGAAATTATTTTCCAAATTGCCTTTCGAGATTTCCTTTTATAATTTGAGTGAGTTTCAGTCAGCGGTTTTAAAAAGCGTGAAAAATGATAATATTGATGTTGTTGTCGCCTTTTTCATGCGTTCAGGAGAATTTGTCAAGGACTTAGATATAAAAAAACTCTTAGTTGCCGAAGATTGCCGAACATTATATCAACAACGTTCATACGAGCAAACAGACAAGTTTTTGCAAAAAATCGTAAGATACCACGAATGGAAAAAGCTGCAAAAGTATGAAATGGAAATGATGGACAATTTCGATGCTGTAAGTTTCGTAACCGAGCATGATATTTCGAGCATCAGAAACATCAATCCAAGCGGAAATTATCAAATTCTGACAAATGGAACTGATGTAGAGCATTATAAAGACAGCTCCGTACGCGAACCCAAAACCTTACTTTTTGCAGGAAAGATGAACGTACATTCAAACCAGATTTCTGCAATTCAACTCGCTAAGGAAATTTTTCCATCTGTTGTGAAAGCTGTTCCGGATGTCAAATTGATTATTGCCGGCGCTGATATGAATGCGGAAATCCGCAGTCTTGCATCGGAAAATATCGAAATTATCGAAAATGTAGGTGATATGCTTTCGCTCTACCAAAGAGCCACAATATTTATCAATCCGCACCGAGGAGGCTCCGGAATACAAAATAAACTTTTGGAAGCCTTATCTTGCGGCTGCCCGGTTGTAACGACTACAACCGGCAATCAGGGAATCAACGGAGTTGACGGGCAGCATTTAGTCATCGCAAATGATAGCAATGATTTTACACAGAAAATAATAAAACTGCTTGGCGATGAAGATTTGCGAGCCAAAATTGGCGTTGAGGCAAGAAATTTGATTCTCCAAACTCACACTTGGGATGTGGTCGAATCACAACTTTTATCAATTATGAATGGAATTTTAGATGAATAA
- a CDS encoding HAD family hydrolase yields the protein MNKSIFFDRDGIINKRLVDEYVCKIEDFELMEDIIDILKYVKMKEYLAIVVTNQQGIGKGLMSEDDLILIHDHMQNVLQERAGERFDAIFYCPELAESNHPRRKPNPGMLLEAMELYDIDQKQSLMIGDSISDAQAAINAGIKCILIGDFEFQHSDVKVLPDLENLLININQFIT from the coding sequence ATGAATAAATCGATATTTTTTGATAGAGACGGAATTATTAATAAACGGCTCGTGGACGAATATGTCTGCAAAATCGAAGATTTTGAATTGATGGAAGACATCATCGATATTTTGAAATATGTAAAAATGAAAGAATATCTGGCGATTGTGGTTACAAATCAGCAGGGAATTGGCAAGGGCTTGATGAGCGAAGATGATTTGATTTTAATTCATGACCATATGCAAAATGTTTTGCAAGAACGAGCAGGAGAAAGATTTGACGCTATTTTTTATTGTCCGGAACTTGCCGAAAGTAATCATCCACGCCGAAAGCCCAATCCAGGAATGCTATTGGAAGCGATGGAATTGTATGACATTGACCAAAAGCAGTCTTTGATGATTGGCGATAGCATTTCGGACGCTCAAGCTGCTATTAATGCCGGAATAAAGTGCATTTTAATCGGTGATTTTGAATTTCAGCATTCAGATGTTAAGGTTTTGCCTGACTTGGAAAACTTACTTATAAATATTAATCAGTTTATTACGTGA
- a CDS encoding DedA family protein, translating into MAIEFLSTVPWYWVLVIAFLTTLIENVFPPAPGDSILVFTGTLIGIGVVGFVPLLLVSTLGSTLGFAIMFYFGSKFDRAIMESGRFKFISREALIKVEKWFQIYGYRLIVANRFLSGTRAVISFFAGMSKLNFTKTIILSALSSLIWNSILLYFGYAFGDNWEKIDEYLSLYGKIIFPVAGLIIVFFIVRWFINNKNGSNGKNKKEPQEKPETL; encoded by the coding sequence ATGGCGATAGAATTTTTGAGTACCGTTCCTTGGTATTGGGTACTTGTAATAGCCTTCCTGACGACACTTATAGAGAATGTTTTCCCTCCCGCGCCCGGTGATTCGATTTTGGTATTTACCGGTACTCTAATCGGAATAGGCGTAGTGGGATTTGTACCTTTACTTTTAGTTTCGACGCTTGGTTCAACTCTCGGTTTTGCCATTATGTTTTACTTTGGTTCAAAGTTTGACCGTGCAATCATGGAATCCGGTCGCTTTAAGTTTATTTCCCGAGAAGCCTTGATAAAAGTAGAAAAGTGGTTTCAAATATATGGCTACAGACTTATAGTCGCAAATAGATTTTTGTCCGGAACACGCGCCGTAATTTCATTTTTTGCCGGAATGTCAAAGCTAAACTTTACCAAAACTATAATTCTATCTGCACTAAGCTCTCTAATTTGGAATTCGATTTTGTTATATTTCGGATATGCGTTTGGGGATAATTGGGAAAAAATAGACGAATACCTTTCGCTATATGGCAAGATTATATTCCCTGTTGCTGGATTAATTATCGTATTTTTTATAGTTCGATGGTTTATAAATAATAAGAACGGTTCCAACGGTAAAAATAAAAAAGAGCCTCAGGAAAAACCTGAGACTCTTTAA
- a CDS encoding lytic transglycosylase domain-containing protein codes for MRSILLFITAIVVISCTESNDLRSNQIDTQSHFEFLSTVEFPTELSWCGEKVPLDDPEVRERAEREFYMLLQQPGQIILYLKRSGRFFPMFEKIISENNMPDDLKYLAVAESALYQAKSSVGAIGLWQFMPATAKLMGLQVDDNIDERRHPEKSTRAAMKYLKDGYKNHKSWMLTAAGYNMGHSGVQSNLSFQSTDNYFDLHLNEETSRFIFRIAIIKHFMQNAEKYGFKLKKSDLYPPDEYDIVKVGSAVPDLSAWAKSMGYNYKQVKMLNPWILKRSLPNPPKGKVFEVAVPKK; via the coding sequence ATGCGTTCAATATTATTATTTATTACTGCAATCGTTGTCATATCTTGCACCGAATCAAATGATTTGAGAAGCAATCAGATTGATACACAATCTCATTTTGAATTTTTGTCAACAGTAGAATTCCCCACAGAATTGTCTTGGTGTGGCGAAAAAGTACCTTTAGATGACCCTGAAGTTCGCGAGCGCGCAGAAAGAGAATTTTATATGCTGCTACAGCAACCCGGTCAAATCATACTTTATTTGAAACGCTCCGGTAGATTTTTCCCGATGTTCGAAAAAATTATCAGCGAGAATAATATGCCGGATGATTTGAAATATTTAGCAGTTGCCGAAAGCGCCCTATATCAAGCCAAATCAAGTGTTGGTGCAATAGGTTTGTGGCAATTTATGCCAGCAACCGCAAAGTTAATGGGATTGCAAGTCGATGACAACATTGACGAAAGACGCCATCCGGAGAAAAGCACGCGTGCAGCAATGAAGTATCTGAAGGACGGCTATAAGAACCACAAATCGTGGATGTTGACAGCTGCCGGATATAATATGGGACACTCCGGAGTGCAAAGCAATCTGAGTTTCCAGAGTACAGACAATTATTTTGATTTGCATTTGAATGAGGAAACTTCCCGATTCATTTTCCGAATTGCAATTATAAAACATTTCATGCAAAATGCTGAAAAATATGGATTCAAATTAAAGAAATCCGATTTGTACCCGCCCGATGAATATGATATTGTTAAGGTTGGAAGTGCAGTGCCTGATTTATCCGCATGGGCAAAAAGCATGGGCTATAATTATAAGCAAGTCAAAATGCTCAATCCTTGGATTTTGAAACGCTCTCTGCCGAATCCTCCCAAGGGCAAAGTGTTTGAAGTTGCTGTACCGAAAAAATAA
- the rimM gene encoding ribosome maturation factor RimM (Essential for efficient processing of 16S rRNA): MENTKIYIGTITGIRGYGGEMKVSHLDIDDVHLPPDTEVYIGYSPNFSITYKVVKWRQTKKQAKLELKGVDSDEKAMQFMEAGIFIEEEKLRTISPEIQITSDFINMKVIDATSGEELGDVIDYWQLPANDVIVVSGTKNDFNVPNVPEFVEKIDYANKKIFINVIPGLID, translated from the coding sequence ATGGAAAACACGAAAATATATATCGGAACTATTACGGGAATCAGAGGCTATGGCGGCGAAATGAAAGTCAGCCACTTAGACATTGACGACGTTCATTTACCGCCTGACACAGAGGTTTATATAGGTTATTCGCCAAATTTTTCGATTACTTACAAGGTTGTCAAATGGCGACAAACCAAAAAACAAGCCAAATTGGAATTAAAGGGTGTGGATTCCGATGAAAAAGCTATGCAATTCATGGAAGCGGGCATTTTCATTGAAGAAGAAAAATTACGAACGATTTCCCCTGAAATTCAAATTACATCCGATTTCATTAATATGAAAGTGATTGATGCCACTTCCGGTGAGGAATTGGGCGATGTTATTGATTATTGGCAATTACCCGCAAATGACGTGATTGTGGTGAGCGGAACCAAAAATGATTTCAATGTACCAAATGTGCCGGAATTCGTCGAAAAAATTGATTACGCAAATAAGAAAATATTTATCAATGTTATTCCGGGTTTGATTGATTGA